The Synechocystis sp. PCC 7509 genome includes a window with the following:
- a CDS encoding RNA recognition motif domain-containing protein, which produces MSIYVGNLSYEVGQDDLKQVFAEYGTVNRVQVPTDRETGRARGFAFVEMGTEAEETAAIEALDGAEWMGRALKVNKAKPKEDRGGSSGGRQGNNSGGYSRRY; this is translated from the coding sequence ATGTCAATTTACGTCGGTAATCTATCCTATGAAGTAGGACAAGATGACCTCAAACAAGTTTTCGCTGAATACGGAACTGTCAATCGCGTTCAAGTTCCCACAGATCGGGAAACTGGTAGAGCGCGAGGCTTCGCTTTTGTAGAGATGGGTACAGAAGCAGAAGAAACAGCAGCAATCGAAGCTCTAGACGGCGCTGAATGGATGGGTCGGGCATTAAAAGTCAATAAAGCCAAACCCAAAGAAGATAGAGGCGGTTCGTCTGGTGGTAGACAAGGTAACAATAGCGGTGGATACTCTCGCCGCTACTAA
- a CDS encoding protochlorophyllide reductase, with translation MEQDRKSTVVITGASSGVGLQAAKALAQMGTWDVVMACRDLTKAQDAAQALGMPQDNYTVMLLDLANLESVRQFVQNLRESGKAIDALVCNAAVYLPLLKEPLRSVDGYELSVATNHLGHFLLCNLLLEDLKNSSDSFAPRLIILGTVTANPKELGGKIPIPAPPDLGALQGFEAGFTDPIAMIDGKKFKPGKAYKDSKLCNVLTMRELHRRYHESTGIIFSCVYPGCVATTGLFRHHYPLFQKLFPLFQKNITGGFVSEELAGERVAAVVAQPQYNQSGVYWSWGNRQQKDRQSFVQEVSNEASDDLKSKRLWELSAKLVALA, from the coding sequence ATGGAACAAGATCGAAAGTCAACAGTTGTTATTACTGGTGCGTCTTCAGGTGTTGGCTTGCAAGCAGCCAAAGCTCTTGCTCAAATGGGAACATGGGATGTAGTGATGGCTTGTAGAGACTTAACCAAAGCCCAAGATGCCGCCCAAGCATTAGGAATGCCCCAAGACAATTACACGGTGATGCTACTTGACTTGGCTAATTTAGAAAGCGTGCGTCAGTTTGTCCAAAACCTAAGAGAAAGCGGTAAAGCCATAGACGCTTTGGTGTGCAATGCTGCGGTTTACCTACCTTTACTAAAAGAACCCTTGCGGAGCGTTGACGGCTACGAATTGAGTGTTGCTACTAACCACCTAGGACACTTTTTGTTATGTAACCTTCTGCTTGAGGATCTCAAAAATTCTTCAGATTCTTTCGCACCAAGACTAATCATTTTAGGCACAGTCACGGCTAACCCCAAAGAATTAGGTGGCAAAATACCCATCCCTGCACCTCCCGACTTAGGAGCGCTTCAAGGTTTTGAGGCAGGATTTACAGATCCCATTGCGATGATTGACGGCAAAAAGTTCAAACCGGGTAAAGCTTACAAAGATAGCAAACTCTGTAATGTTTTGACTATGCGTGAATTGCATCGGCGCTATCACGAATCTACAGGTATTATTTTTAGTTGTGTTTATCCTGGTTGTGTTGCAACTACAGGACTTTTCCGCCACCACTATCCTTTATTTCAAAAACTTTTCCCACTTTTTCAAAAAAATATTACTGGTGGATTTGTGTCGGAGGAACTAGCTGGGGAAAGAGTAGCCGCCGTCGTGGCACAACCTCAATACAATCAATCGGGTGTCTATTGGAGTTGGGGGAATCGCCAGCAAAAGGATCGCCAATCGTTTGTGCAAGAAGTCTCTAACGAAGCTAGCGACGATCTCAAATCTAAGCGTTTGTGGGAGCTAAGTGCAAAGCTGGTAGCACTTGCTTAA